One genomic segment of Candidatus Cloacimonadota bacterium includes these proteins:
- a CDS encoding PhoH family protein, producing the protein MEKKIFVLDTNVLIHNPRALFAFEDNRVVIPIVVIEEIDQFKKGLDEKSRNARQIGRYLDDLRKLGKLQEGVPTDQGGVIQVTVNREVTDTAAKLFFMDRNDNLIIGTALYFKQKYPNSQVILVSKDVNVRIKADTVGIHAENFENDTINFDEFYTGWTHEELSADLVDKLKSSAYINNPFENLYPNQFVRITSEGHSEDIQNLRFNAEHNKLYKLSHYTGQDVFGITALNFEQEMALDLLLDDDIKLVSLSGKAGTGKTLLAIAAGLAKVVDEERYTRLVISRPISPLGKDLGYLPGNKAEKFNPWMQPIYDNMDILLSLHEEKGDSPKNKKKATIEDYMDYGFLELEPLTYIRGRSLPDQFIIIDEAQNLSPHEMKTIITRAGKNTKVVLTGDPYQIDIPYLDAVSNGLSVAVEKLKGEAMVGHMTLEKGERSALADLAAKYF; encoded by the coding sequence ATGGAAAAGAAGATATTTGTGCTGGATACCAATGTATTGATCCATAATCCTCGTGCGTTGTTTGCCTTTGAAGATAATCGCGTGGTTATTCCCATCGTAGTCATCGAAGAAATCGACCAGTTTAAGAAGGGTTTGGATGAAAAAAGCCGTAATGCACGGCAAATTGGTAGATACTTGGACGACCTCAGGAAACTGGGGAAACTGCAGGAAGGAGTACCCACGGATCAGGGCGGAGTAATACAAGTAACGGTAAACAGAGAAGTTACAGATACCGCTGCTAAGCTTTTCTTTATGGATAGAAACGATAACCTGATCATTGGGACAGCGTTGTATTTCAAGCAGAAGTATCCAAATTCCCAGGTGATCCTGGTGTCCAAAGATGTGAATGTCCGTATCAAAGCAGATACTGTGGGCATTCACGCCGAGAACTTCGAGAATGACACGATCAATTTCGATGAATTCTATACCGGTTGGACACATGAAGAACTATCCGCTGACCTGGTTGACAAGCTAAAAAGCAGCGCTTATATAAACAATCCCTTCGAGAACCTCTATCCCAATCAATTTGTACGAATCACTTCCGAGGGGCATAGTGAGGATATTCAAAACCTGCGATTTAACGCAGAACACAATAAGCTGTACAAGCTTAGTCACTACACCGGCCAGGATGTCTTTGGCATCACAGCGCTGAATTTTGAGCAGGAGATGGCCCTGGATCTGCTGTTGGATGACGACATCAAACTGGTGAGCCTCTCTGGTAAAGCAGGCACAGGAAAGACTCTTCTGGCAATAGCAGCCGGGCTCGCCAAAGTGGTGGATGAAGAGCGCTACACCCGGCTGGTTATATCCCGTCCTATTTCTCCATTGGGTAAAGACTTGGGATATCTGCCCGGTAACAAAGCGGAGAAATTCAATCCCTGGATGCAACCGATTTATGATAACATGGACATTCTGCTTTCCTTGCACGAAGAGAAAGGAGACTCTCCCAAAAACAAGAAGAAAGCCACCATAGAAGACTATATGGATTACGGATTTCTGGAGCTGGAACCGCTTACCTACATCCGTGGACGCAGCTTACCGGATCAGTTTATCATCATCGATGAAGCGCAAAACCTGAGCCCTCACGAGATGAAGACCATCATTACCCGCGCCGGCAAAAACACCAAAGTGGTGCTTACAGGCGACCCCTATCAGATCGATATCCCTTATCTGGATGCTGTAAGCAACGGCCTCTCCGTGGCAGTGGAGAAACTGAAGGGAGAGGCGATGGTAGGTCACATGACACTGGAGAAAGGCGAGCGCTCGGCTCTGGCTGATCTGGCAGCCAAGTACTTCTGA
- a CDS encoding cupin domain-containing protein, with translation MRNFHQIIQLLNLLPHPEGGYYRRNWQSDMRAETLDASSKKIHNVRSVGSSIIYLLPSEEVSTWHRITCDEMWHFYDGSPLKLYMLDMNQGLITRILGINLEAEQLPQIIIPRNTWFCAEVAEDDSYSLCGCTLWPSFSYADFDLADRQKLVTDFPEHMALIDHIYEKTNGI, from the coding sequence ATGAGGAACTTTCACCAGATTATCCAACTGCTAAACCTGCTGCCCCATCCCGAAGGTGGATATTATCGCAGAAACTGGCAATCCGATATGCGGGCAGAGACCCTGGACGCCTCCTCAAAGAAGATCCATAACGTTCGCAGCGTAGGTTCTTCCATCATATACCTGCTTCCATCTGAGGAAGTAAGTACTTGGCATCGTATTACTTGTGACGAGATGTGGCATTTCTATGATGGCAGCCCACTGAAGCTATATATGCTGGATATGAATCAGGGGCTCATCACCCGCATTTTGGGGATCAATCTGGAAGCTGAACAACTTCCTCAAATCATCATCCCCCGCAATACTTGGTTCTGCGCTGAAGTAGCCGAAGATGATTCATATAGCCTTTGTGGATGTACACTGTGGCCGTCTTTCAGTTATGCGGATTTTGATCTGGCAGACCGACAGAAGCTAGTAACAGATTTTCCCGAACATATGGCGCTCATCGACCACATCTATGAAAAAACAAATGGAATATAA
- a CDS encoding SpoIIE family protein phosphatase — translation MLSKKEDRTLAYQLISFVFAFMLIIFLASILVTRAFYNRVIMDNQLDNMRHLAHERIHLIDSILFRVESFATMSRTAILNYGLSEEQHFAFLSETLMENPQVHSICLADRVYEGKEPRILYTMRHRFYSRVIRGTEYRYQDWFQIPQMTQKPYWTEPWVDTEGKGEMIISYCLPIFEKGVNTGLIRFDIELGYLQEIISGSGYFKIGSSFLVSTTGTLVAHSNTELIMNQSLFSIAEEYQSPVLADLGKAMVSGKQGHIKINGKSPFGGTWVYYQPLQSNHWSVGVAVEEDVLMREVDTILMIQTIASILIFLSVAIIIYARTLNVSRPLKRLAIAADRIGAGDFDAQIPVSNNSFEISTLAQSFAAMQSSLKDYIRNLRITTDEKNQIRGDVIYASEIQNKLIPTNTTHPFGIKELRAYGILEPAGDIGGDLYDYFMIDDEHFCFVIADVLGKGIVAAMAMTMVSTLLPSIAPYYKTSNELLGKLNNFLCRNNIETNFVTALLGIIDLKTGRMQYSNCGHLPLFIRKMDRSYTRYPDTHSTALGVFEDMPIDYDEIDLIIGDELILFTDGITEAMNTKDEFLGISGFEEILRKLPPPNPETTAKGILSEVHKYARGATHKDDITILVIDYKHPTIS, via the coding sequence ATGCTGAGTAAGAAAGAAGACAGAACATTAGCTTACCAACTGATATCCTTCGTATTTGCTTTCATGTTGATCATCTTTCTGGCGTCTATACTGGTTACCAGAGCCTTTTATAACCGGGTAATCATGGATAATCAACTGGATAACATGCGGCATTTAGCTCATGAACGTATCCACTTGATCGACAGTATTTTGTTCCGGGTAGAGAGTTTTGCCACAATGAGTCGCACAGCGATCCTGAATTATGGGCTTAGTGAAGAACAACACTTCGCATTCCTGAGTGAAACTCTTATGGAGAACCCTCAAGTACATTCCATCTGCCTGGCAGACCGCGTTTACGAGGGGAAAGAACCCCGGATTCTATATACCATGCGTCATCGCTTTTACTCCAGAGTGATACGGGGGACGGAATACCGCTACCAGGATTGGTTCCAGATTCCGCAAATGACGCAGAAGCCATATTGGACGGAGCCTTGGGTCGATACCGAAGGTAAAGGGGAGATGATCATCTCTTATTGCCTTCCCATCTTTGAAAAGGGTGTAAATACCGGTTTGATTCGCTTTGACATCGAACTGGGCTATCTGCAAGAAATCATCTCCGGATCCGGCTATTTCAAGATTGGTTCCAGCTTTTTAGTATCCACCACCGGTACTCTGGTAGCGCATTCAAATACTGAATTGATCATGAATCAAAGCCTCTTTAGCATTGCTGAGGAGTACCAATCTCCCGTACTTGCTGATCTTGGTAAAGCAATGGTATCCGGTAAACAGGGACATATCAAGATCAATGGCAAATCTCCTTTCGGAGGTACCTGGGTATATTATCAACCCCTTCAGAGCAATCACTGGTCTGTGGGAGTAGCGGTAGAGGAAGATGTCCTGATGCGTGAGGTGGATACAATTCTGATGATCCAGACGATTGCATCCATCCTGATCTTTCTGAGTGTAGCCATCATCATTTATGCTCGGACATTGAATGTGTCGCGTCCTTTGAAACGTTTGGCCATCGCTGCTGATAGGATTGGAGCGGGGGATTTTGATGCACAGATCCCAGTTTCAAACAATTCCTTTGAGATATCCACACTAGCTCAGTCTTTTGCGGCCATGCAGAGCTCTCTAAAGGACTACATCAGAAACTTGAGGATTACTACGGACGAGAAGAATCAAATCCGCGGTGATGTGATTTACGCCAGCGAGATTCAAAACAAACTGATCCCAACCAATACCACTCATCCTTTTGGTATCAAGGAATTGCGTGCTTATGGCATTCTGGAACCGGCTGGAGATATCGGTGGCGACTTGTACGACTATTTTATGATTGACGACGAGCACTTCTGTTTTGTGATTGCCGATGTGCTGGGCAAGGGCATAGTCGCTGCGATGGCAATGACGATGGTCTCCACTTTATTACCTTCGATAGCGCCTTATTATAAAACCAGCAATGAACTTCTGGGAAAACTAAATAACTTTCTGTGCCGAAACAACATCGAGACCAATTTCGTTACAGCACTATTAGGTATTATCGATCTGAAGACCGGGCGAATGCAGTATTCAAATTGCGGGCATCTACCCTTGTTTATCCGTAAAATGGACCGCAGTTACACTCGTTATCCCGACACTCATAGCACTGCTCTGGGCGTATTTGAGGATATGCCAATCGACTATGACGAGATTGATCTGATTATCGGGGATGAACTGATTCTCTTTACCGATGGCATCACCGAGGCCATGAATACCAAAGATGAATTCCTGGGTATATCCGGTTTCGAAGAAATCCTCCGCAAACTGCCTCCACCAAATCCTGAAACTACAGCAAAGGGTATTTTATCCGAAGTTCACAAATATGCCCGGGGCGCCACTCACAAGGACGACATCACGATACTGGTGATAGATTACAAACATCCCACGATATCATGA
- the alr gene encoding alanine racemase, with the protein MKQHISERSWVEIDLAAFRKNLQLLKSHIKSHQDFLQIVKADAYGHGAKEISEAAMAEGAVYLGVANLEEGKLLRIQGIDAPIMILSPSLAHEIDEIVKYNLVPAISDMEFASKLSQAALKAEETVKIHIKVDTGMHRSGCRIEEAPAFIKKIYALPAVEIEGIFSHFSSAENDPEFTCRQENMFRDIVDQLPQKPRYIHISNSAALLRERADFCNLVRIGISGFGIDSIGGLDERLSPVMTFKSTLSQIKEIKAGESVGYQREWIATKDGCYGIIPIGYADGYDFLLSNQGKVLVAGCICPVIGRISMDMITIDLSAAPKARCGDEVVLLGNDRSELRAENLAALYGGSAYELLCQVGRRARRFYKSKDHILHSAPMARRDFIASDFGDSKLNQIISSALAKRLESDEIGELIYREILRTFFFNKDRDVHYRRAFIHEIRLSDSDNDAYFKADTRLSYHKVLESDYFIVACAASDELLRGYFMRKDVEYRWLLDSSLSLSTETFRVNAVKVNGISLSSTLKHSPGALEIRCSHPSLEQLRGKEVEFEINTSTLYPKSSHQLSVFISELTRGVEISLSYPESLEHVEPVSIFSGQQKNPPISCDKRHITLKTKDDEWIFPLSGVVFTY; encoded by the coding sequence ATGAAACAACATATCTCCGAACGTAGCTGGGTCGAGATCGACCTGGCAGCCTTTAGAAAGAACCTGCAATTGCTGAAAAGCCACATCAAGTCGCATCAGGATTTCCTGCAGATAGTGAAAGCAGATGCCTACGGGCACGGTGCCAAAGAAATCTCTGAAGCAGCCATGGCAGAAGGTGCCGTGTATCTGGGAGTAGCAAATCTGGAAGAAGGGAAGCTCTTGAGAATTCAGGGTATTGATGCCCCGATCATGATCCTCTCACCCAGTCTGGCGCATGAAATTGATGAGATTGTAAAGTATAACTTGGTACCCGCAATAAGTGATATGGAGTTTGCCAGCAAGCTATCTCAAGCTGCCCTGAAAGCTGAAGAAACTGTGAAAATCCACATCAAGGTCGATACCGGCATGCATCGCAGTGGCTGCAGAATCGAAGAAGCACCAGCATTTATAAAAAAAATCTATGCACTACCAGCTGTGGAAATTGAGGGCATATTCAGTCACTTCAGTTCTGCAGAAAACGATCCTGAGTTCACCTGCAGACAAGAAAATATGTTTAGGGATATTGTAGATCAATTACCCCAAAAACCTCGCTATATCCACATTTCAAACAGTGCTGCGCTGTTAAGGGAACGGGCAGATTTCTGCAATCTGGTGCGTATCGGTATATCCGGCTTTGGGATAGACAGCATCGGTGGTCTGGACGAAAGACTATCTCCGGTGATGACTTTTAAATCCACACTCAGCCAGATAAAAGAGATCAAAGCCGGGGAAAGCGTAGGTTATCAGCGCGAGTGGATCGCTACCAAGGATGGTTGTTATGGCATCATCCCCATCGGTTATGCAGACGGATACGACTTTCTGCTTTCAAATCAGGGGAAAGTACTGGTGGCAGGCTGTATCTGCCCAGTAATCGGCAGGATATCCATGGATATGATCACCATCGATCTCAGTGCTGCCCCCAAAGCCCGGTGTGGAGATGAAGTAGTGCTCTTGGGAAATGATCGTTCCGAATTACGGGCAGAGAACCTGGCAGCGCTTTACGGCGGCTCTGCCTACGAACTGCTATGTCAGGTAGGACGCCGGGCACGAAGGTTTTATAAGAGCAAAGATCACATTCTGCATAGTGCTCCCATGGCACGCAGGGATTTTATCGCCTCAGACTTTGGCGACAGTAAACTCAATCAGATCATCAGTTCTGCCTTGGCAAAGCGCTTGGAAAGCGATGAGATAGGAGAGTTGATTTATCGCGAGATTCTGCGAACCTTCTTTTTCAACAAAGATCGCGATGTGCATTATCGCCGTGCCTTCATCCATGAAATCCGTCTCTCGGATAGTGATAATGATGCTTATTTTAAGGCAGATACGCGCCTAAGCTACCATAAGGTATTGGAAAGTGATTACTTCATAGTAGCTTGTGCTGCTTCAGACGAGCTTTTGCGTGGTTATTTTATGCGGAAGGACGTAGAATACCGCTGGTTGTTGGATTCTTCACTGAGTCTAAGTACCGAAACCTTCCGGGTAAATGCCGTAAAGGTAAATGGAATAAGCCTTTCCAGTACTCTAAAACACAGTCCAGGAGCTTTGGAGATACGCTGTTCTCATCCTTCACTGGAGCAATTACGCGGGAAAGAAGTGGAATTTGAGATCAATACCAGCACACTGTATCCCAAATCATCCCACCAGCTTTCAGTGTTCATTTCGGAGCTCACACGGGGAGTGGAAATCTCCCTAAGCTATCCTGAGTCCCTGGAACATGTAGAACCGGTCAGTATCTTCTCCGGTCAACAGAAGAATCCCCCCATTAGCTGCGATAAGCGGCACATCACCTTAAAAACCAAAGATGATGAATGGATATTCCCGCTATCAGGAGTAGTATTTACCTACTGA